One genomic segment of Mesoterricola silvestris includes these proteins:
- the panE gene encoding 2-dehydropantoate 2-reductase, with product MRILMVGAGGIGGYFGGRLLEAGRDVTFLVRPARARKLAETGLVVRSPFGDLHLAAPPTVLAGEPREPFDAVLLSCKAYDLEDAVEAFAPAVGPDTMVLPLLNGMAHFDALDRRFGAGRVLGGSCFISSALDAQGAVVHFNRLHGLVFGERTGEATPRIRALEAQLCGAGFDGRLSGDIVQELWEKWVFIASAAGITCLLRGSVGDIVAAGNQGLAVALMEECASVAAAHGHAPRAQSLEKTRAILTEPGSPMTSSMFRDLESGGRIEGDHLIGDLLRRGAGPLPMLAMVDASLRTYGARRARG from the coding sequence ATGCGGATTCTGATGGTGGGCGCGGGCGGCATCGGGGGGTACTTCGGGGGGCGGCTCCTGGAGGCGGGGCGGGACGTGACCTTCCTGGTGCGCCCGGCGCGGGCCCGGAAGCTGGCGGAAACGGGCCTGGTGGTGCGCAGCCCCTTCGGGGACCTGCACCTCGCCGCCCCGCCCACGGTCCTGGCCGGGGAGCCGCGGGAGCCCTTCGACGCGGTGCTCCTCAGCTGCAAGGCCTACGACCTGGAGGACGCGGTGGAGGCCTTCGCCCCCGCGGTGGGGCCGGACACGATGGTGCTGCCGCTGCTCAACGGCATGGCCCACTTCGACGCGCTGGACCGGCGCTTCGGGGCGGGGAGGGTGCTGGGCGGGTCCTGCTTCATCTCCTCGGCCCTGGACGCCCAGGGCGCCGTGGTGCATTTCAACCGGCTCCACGGCCTGGTGTTCGGCGAGCGGACTGGCGAGGCGACACCCCGGATCCGGGCCCTGGAGGCCCAGCTCTGCGGGGCGGGCTTCGACGGCCGCCTCAGCGGGGACATCGTCCAGGAGCTGTGGGAGAAGTGGGTGTTCATCGCCTCCGCCGCCGGCATCACCTGCCTCCTGCGGGGCTCGGTGGGCGATATCGTGGCCGCGGGCAACCAGGGCCTGGCGGTGGCCCTCATGGAGGAATGCGCCTCGGTGGCGGCGGCCCACGGCCACGCCCCCCGGGCCCAGAGCCTGGAGAAGACCCGGGCCATCCTCACGGAGCCGGGCTCGCCCATGACCTCCTCGATGTTCCGCGACCTGGAAAGCGGCGGCCGCATCGAGGGGGACCACCTCATCGGCGATCTCCTGCGCCGCGGCGCGGGGCCCCTGCCCATGCTGGCGATGGTGGACGCCAGCCTGCGCACCTACGGGGCCCGGCGGGCCCGGGGCTGA
- a CDS encoding M14 family metallopeptidase, with the protein MRFGTLAPALLSAALCAGSPPPTRFERSGGLETPRLEETVAECRALAKASPWIRVGTFGRSPQGRALPLVIVDRDRAFDPARARAKGKLVVMIQACIHAGESDGKDAGLRLLKELCVDRAHPELLDRLVVLFLPVFNVDGHERFGPHNRINQNGPREMGWRSSAAGLNLNRDYLKADTPEMRAWLKLHQAWLPDVFLDCHATDGADYQYPLTIAREAGPGDTWFLEAGLGSWIRDSFLPGLRSRLEADGLPTTEYIVFRTWHDPRSGLVIGPSGPRYSQGYQSAQNRLGLLLETHMLKPYPVRVEATRAALLRTCEIVARERDTVARLNRQADAFTASPAFRTAPMPLGFRDDGTSESIPFKGVAYQRTTSDLTGGDWFTYDPSRPQTFQIPRFGHLKVTASARVPEAYLVPPEWTEVIARIEAQGIPHHRLAKPATLPVSGWRFRDPVFRRTPTEGRQRVETVVQEEFTATRDFPAGTVVIPTSTRLARILVHLLEPASEDSLLRWGFFNTIFEQKEYGESYVLEPLARQMLAADPALKAAYEKRKADDKTFAADPDAQLNWFYQRSPWGDPTLGVYPVGRIFDAEVAARL; encoded by the coding sequence ATGCGGTTCGGCACACTGGCCCCGGCCCTGCTCAGCGCGGCCCTGTGCGCGGGAAGCCCGCCCCCCACCCGCTTCGAGCGCTCCGGGGGCCTGGAGACGCCCCGGCTGGAGGAGACCGTGGCGGAGTGCCGGGCCCTGGCCAAGGCCTCCCCCTGGATCCGGGTGGGCACCTTCGGCCGCAGCCCCCAGGGCCGCGCCCTGCCCCTGGTGATCGTGGACCGGGACCGGGCCTTCGACCCCGCCCGGGCCCGGGCCAAGGGCAAGCTGGTGGTGATGATCCAGGCCTGCATCCACGCCGGCGAATCCGACGGCAAGGACGCGGGCTTGCGCCTGCTGAAGGAGCTGTGCGTGGACCGGGCCCACCCGGAGCTCCTGGACCGCCTCGTCGTCCTGTTCCTGCCGGTGTTCAACGTGGACGGCCACGAGCGCTTCGGCCCCCACAACCGCATCAACCAGAACGGCCCCCGGGAGATGGGCTGGCGCAGCAGCGCGGCGGGCCTGAACCTCAACCGGGACTACCTCAAGGCCGACACCCCGGAGATGCGCGCCTGGCTCAAGCTCCACCAGGCCTGGCTCCCGGACGTCTTCCTGGATTGCCACGCCACCGACGGCGCCGACTACCAGTACCCCCTCACCATCGCCCGGGAGGCGGGCCCCGGGGACACCTGGTTCCTGGAGGCGGGCCTGGGGTCCTGGATCCGGGACAGCTTCCTCCCCGGGCTCCGGTCCCGCCTGGAGGCCGACGGCCTTCCCACCACCGAGTACATCGTCTTCCGCACCTGGCACGACCCCCGCAGCGGCCTCGTCATCGGCCCCTCCGGCCCCCGCTACTCCCAGGGCTACCAGTCCGCCCAGAACCGCCTGGGCCTGCTCCTGGAGACCCACATGCTCAAGCCCTACCCCGTGCGGGTGGAGGCCACCCGCGCCGCGCTGCTGCGCACCTGCGAGATCGTGGCCCGGGAGCGGGACACCGTGGCCCGCCTCAACCGCCAGGCCGACGCCTTCACGGCCAGCCCCGCCTTCCGCACCGCCCCCATGCCCCTGGGCTTCCGGGACGACGGCACCTCCGAATCCATCCCCTTCAAGGGCGTCGCCTACCAGAGGACCACCAGCGACCTCACCGGCGGCGACTGGTTCACCTACGACCCCTCCCGCCCCCAGACCTTCCAGATCCCCCGCTTCGGCCACCTGAAGGTCACCGCCTCGGCCCGGGTGCCCGAAGCCTACCTCGTCCCCCCCGAATGGACCGAGGTCATCGCCCGCATCGAGGCCCAGGGCATCCCCCACCACCGCCTGGCCAAGCCCGCGACCCTCCCCGTCTCCGGCTGGCGCTTCCGGGACCCCGTCTTCCGCCGCACCCCCACCGAAGGCCGCCAGCGGGTGGAAACCGTCGTCCAGGAGGAATTCACCGCCACCCGCGATTTCCCCGCCGGCACCGTCGTCATCCCCACCTCCACCCGCCTGGCCCGCATCCTCGTCCACCTCCTGGAGCCCGCCTCCGAGGACAGCCTCCTGCGCTGGGGCTTCTTCAACACCATCTTCGAGCAGAAGGAATACGGCGAAAGCTACGTCCTGGAGCCCCTCGCCCGCCAGATGCTCGCCGCCGACCCCGCCCTGAAAGCCGCCTACGAAAAGCGCAAGGCCGACGACAAGACCTTCGCCGCCGACCCCGACGCCCAGCTCAACTGGTTCTACCAGCGCTCCCCCTGGGGGGACCCGACGCTGGGAGTCTATCCCGTGGGCCGGATCTTCGACGCCGAGGTCGCAGCCAGGTTGTGA
- a CDS encoding immunoglobulin domain-containing protein codes for MLALRCLARMSLCLAVLGLGTFASPARAGGPDHDQDRHLGWFHKPDHLRIVTQPLSQTVISGQAVTFHVEVTGKPSRFHYQWLKGLHRVGGDSATLTLPATTAASAGVYTVIVSNPTGWVHSHPATLAINVPPVITSQPAGLTVVQGGAASFAVKATGNGTLGYQWRRGGAALAGATSAALSLPSVTGADAGSYDAVVTNTLNGTVTTATSAAALLQVNVPPVFTVQPVSQTVDLGAPLALSAAASAGQGSVTLQWRKDGQPIAGATSPEFALAAVTVADGGSYDAVATCTLNGTATSTVSQAAAVAVHAPPTLLTQPQSRTVLPPDGVTFTVTAAANHGGPLTYSWRLNGTPISGADGASYTVASTEFPTNGDAYSVVVGDGTFQVESANAFAVAAVPSPVYAGDPVPVPARPITVLPSLHVDAEKYPNGAFRLGYDESLKNPVWTSYLNFPVHKPYANSTKDYTADLRLAAPQVGKDDYTGIYTGGAGSPDSYDRGHQVPRADVSYRYSPVAGDDATIMSNLVPQISQFNQQLWQRLEETIGGSQGGDTDGVTSYMGRVWVYTGSYFPPSPAWWTSRVQPDLKIAIPTACYKIVVSEPTPGHPKALALILPNAWGQINAPATLTRYVTSVARIEALTGLDFFPNLQAMAPGLDIPAWKATVEVRGWRAPFEQASGPNVHMVEPSWDTQINVNDTVTFAGAATPSSASPEGTTLASATWNFGDGTPVSTGMTASHTYSLGGSFSASFTVQDSLGASNTITRVIKVKGPNEAPTFSGVANQTTTAGNPVTVSFTVADDTTAPGSLAVTATADNTVLLPSALAVVNASGTCSLALIPAAGLTGTATVTLTATDGDGASTTATFTLTVDPAGPTGVPSLIISQYYEGTSYNKWIEVTNVGTGTYDAAVTPLHLGLWTNPNTSNTFKTMPIPGTIAPGASLLFKSATASTPPLPDAAHLTNGAAAIANSTVINFNGNDAVYITTVPTATSASWDARIDAIGDLSWGAANPGADKSFYRVPSVLAGNPVYTAAEWIQKTMAEVENSTETDSFRLGYHVYNK; via the coding sequence ATGTTGGCACTTCGATGCTTGGCTCGCATGAGCCTGTGCCTGGCCGTGCTCGGCCTGGGCACCTTCGCCTCCCCCGCCAGGGCCGGGGGACCGGACCATGACCAGGACAGGCACCTGGGCTGGTTCCACAAGCCCGATCACCTGAGGATCGTCACCCAGCCCCTGAGCCAGACCGTCATCAGCGGGCAGGCGGTGACCTTCCACGTGGAGGTGACGGGCAAGCCCAGCCGCTTCCACTACCAGTGGCTGAAGGGGCTCCACCGGGTGGGCGGAGATTCGGCCACCCTGACCCTGCCGGCCACCACGGCCGCCAGCGCGGGGGTCTACACGGTGATCGTGAGCAATCCCACGGGCTGGGTCCACAGCCACCCCGCCACCCTGGCCATCAACGTCCCCCCGGTCATCACCTCCCAGCCCGCGGGCCTCACGGTGGTGCAGGGCGGGGCCGCCTCCTTCGCGGTGAAGGCCACCGGCAACGGCACCCTGGGCTACCAGTGGCGCAGGGGGGGCGCGGCCCTGGCCGGCGCCACCTCCGCCGCCCTGAGCCTGCCTTCCGTGACGGGGGCCGACGCCGGCAGCTATGACGCCGTGGTCACCAACACCCTCAACGGCACCGTCACCACCGCCACCTCCGCGGCGGCCCTCCTGCAGGTGAACGTGCCTCCGGTCTTCACGGTCCAGCCCGTCTCCCAGACCGTGGACCTGGGCGCGCCCCTGGCGCTCAGCGCCGCGGCCTCCGCCGGGCAGGGCTCCGTCACGCTCCAGTGGCGCAAGGATGGCCAGCCCATCGCCGGGGCCACCTCCCCGGAATTCGCCCTCGCGGCCGTCACCGTCGCCGACGGGGGGAGCTATGACGCCGTCGCCACCTGCACCCTGAACGGAACGGCGACCTCCACCGTGAGCCAGGCCGCGGCCGTGGCCGTCCACGCCCCGCCGACCCTCCTCACCCAGCCCCAGAGCCGGACCGTCCTGCCCCCCGACGGCGTGACCTTCACCGTCACCGCGGCGGCGAACCACGGCGGGCCCCTCACCTATTCCTGGAGGCTCAACGGCACGCCCATCAGCGGCGCCGACGGCGCCTCCTACACGGTGGCCTCCACCGAGTTCCCCACCAACGGGGACGCCTATTCGGTGGTGGTCGGCGACGGCACCTTCCAGGTGGAGAGCGCCAACGCCTTCGCCGTGGCCGCGGTGCCCAGCCCCGTCTACGCCGGCGACCCCGTCCCCGTGCCCGCGCGGCCCATCACCGTGCTGCCCTCCCTGCACGTGGACGCGGAGAAGTACCCCAACGGCGCCTTCCGCCTGGGCTACGACGAATCCCTGAAGAACCCCGTCTGGACCTCGTACCTGAACTTCCCGGTCCACAAGCCCTACGCCAACTCCACCAAGGACTACACCGCCGATCTGCGCCTGGCGGCGCCCCAGGTGGGCAAGGACGACTACACCGGCATCTACACGGGCGGCGCGGGCTCCCCGGACAGCTACGACCGCGGCCACCAGGTGCCCCGGGCCGACGTGTCCTACCGCTACTCCCCGGTGGCCGGCGACGACGCCACCATCATGAGCAACCTCGTGCCCCAGATCTCCCAGTTCAACCAGCAGCTCTGGCAGCGGCTGGAGGAGACCATCGGCGGCTCCCAGGGCGGCGACACCGACGGCGTCACCTCGTACATGGGCCGGGTGTGGGTCTACACCGGCTCCTACTTCCCCCCCAGCCCCGCGTGGTGGACGTCCCGGGTCCAGCCGGACCTGAAGATCGCCATTCCCACCGCCTGCTACAAGATCGTGGTGTCCGAGCCCACCCCGGGCCACCCCAAGGCCCTGGCCCTGATCCTGCCCAACGCCTGGGGCCAGATCAACGCGCCGGCCACCCTCACCCGCTACGTGACCTCCGTCGCCCGCATCGAGGCCCTCACCGGCCTGGATTTCTTCCCCAACCTCCAGGCCATGGCCCCCGGGCTGGACATCCCCGCCTGGAAGGCCACGGTGGAGGTGCGCGGCTGGCGCGCCCCCTTCGAGCAGGCTTCCGGCCCCAACGTCCACATGGTCGAGCCCAGCTGGGACACCCAGATCAACGTCAATGACACCGTGACCTTCGCGGGGGCCGCCACGCCCTCCTCCGCTTCGCCCGAGGGCACCACCCTCGCTTCGGCCACCTGGAACTTCGGCGACGGGACCCCCGTCTCCACCGGCATGACCGCGAGCCACACCTATTCCCTGGGAGGCTCCTTCTCGGCCTCCTTCACGGTCCAGGACAGCCTGGGCGCCAGCAACACCATCACCCGCGTCATCAAGGTGAAGGGCCCCAACGAGGCGCCCACCTTCTCCGGCGTCGCCAACCAGACCACCACCGCCGGCAACCCCGTCACGGTCTCCTTCACGGTGGCCGACGACACCACCGCCCCCGGCAGCCTCGCGGTGACCGCCACGGCCGACAACACGGTCCTGCTGCCCTCCGCGCTGGCGGTGGTGAACGCCTCCGGCACCTGCAGCCTGGCCCTGATCCCCGCCGCCGGCCTCACCGGAACGGCCACCGTCACCCTCACCGCCACCGACGGCGACGGCGCCAGCACCACGGCGACCTTCACCCTCACCGTCGACCCCGCGGGCCCCACGGGGGTGCCCTCCCTGATCATCAGCCAGTACTACGAAGGCACGAGCTACAACAAGTGGATCGAGGTCACCAACGTCGGCACCGGCACCTACGACGCCGCCGTCACCCCCCTCCACCTGGGCCTCTGGACCAACCCCAACACCAGCAACACCTTCAAGACCATGCCCATTCCCGGCACGATCGCCCCCGGCGCCAGCCTCCTCTTCAAGAGCGCCACCGCCTCCACCCCGCCCCTCCCCGACGCCGCCCACCTCACCAACGGCGCCGCGGCCATCGCCAACAGCACCGTGATCAACTTCAACGGAAACGACGCCGTCTACATCACCACCGTCCCCACGGCCACCTCGGCCTCCTGGGACGCCCGGATCGACGCCATCGGCGACCTGAGCTGGGGCGCCGCCAATCCCGGGGCGGACAAGAGCTTCTACCGCGTGCCCTCGGTCCTGGCGGGGAACCCCGTCTACACCGCCGCCGAATGGATCCAGAAGACCATGGCCGAGGTTGAAAACTCCACCGAGACGGATTCCTTCAGGCTCGGGTACCACGTATACAACAAGTAG